In one window of Candidatus Lernaella stagnicola DNA:
- a CDS encoding class I SAM-dependent methyltransferase, producing the protein MAKRIAGTTALLLAIVLLVAAGLWIHNRFRYKMFHSLAPTAEATDRQRNMENNRQVLNRWAAEGRDPMNLFKSMSLLPTMADLGLKDGDVIADIGAGTGAFEIRLLRGQVDVAKIYAVDTDALSLEFLRATLDAFTLPGEDRVHLVHSRPEDVMLPENQIDVVTVINCRLGIRDLEKPLPQKDLEERNRLYQSIYRALKKEGHVTMVEPVREASFKTYPVEYLTAPFFANGFCLESHRIDTKLYPQYYYFPIRYHVMRFRRHDAPNLAEDAVCGS; encoded by the coding sequence ATGGCCAAGCGAATCGCTGGAACCACCGCATTATTGTTGGCGATCGTCTTGTTGGTAGCGGCCGGTCTCTGGATTCACAACCGCTTCCGATACAAGATGTTTCACTCGCTGGCTCCGACGGCCGAAGCAACCGACCGGCAACGCAACATGGAAAACAACCGTCAAGTGTTAAACCGGTGGGCGGCCGAGGGCCGCGACCCGATGAATCTTTTCAAGTCGATGTCGTTGCTGCCGACGATGGCAGACCTCGGACTCAAAGACGGCGACGTGATTGCGGATATCGGCGCGGGCACCGGCGCTTTTGAGATTCGCTTACTACGCGGGCAGGTGGATGTCGCTAAAATTTACGCGGTGGATACCGATGCGTTGTCTTTAGAATTCCTCCGAGCGACGTTGGATGCGTTCACGCTTCCCGGCGAGGATCGGGTTCACCTAGTTCATTCGCGTCCGGAGGACGTGATGTTGCCGGAAAACCAAATCGATGTCGTGACAGTGATCAATTGCCGCCTGGGTATAAGGGACCTTGAAAAACCTCTACCGCAGAAAGACCTCGAAGAACGCAACCGCTTGTACCAATCTATCTACCGTGCGCTAAAAAAAGAGGGCCACGTGACAATGGTCGAGCCGGTCCGCGAGGCGAGTTTCAAAACCTATCCCGTTGAGTACCTGACCGCGCCTTTTTTTGCCAACGGTTTCTGCTTGGAGTCGCACCGGATCGACACGAAGCTGTATCCGCAGTACTACTATTTCCCGATTCGCTATCATGTGATGCGTTTTCGTCGGCACGACGCTCCTAACCTGGCGGAGGATGCAGTTTGCGGTTCTTGA
- the hutU gene encoding urocanate hydratase, which yields MSRIVDPKPGIPAPTGNELHCKGWLQEAALRMLMNNLDAAVAEDPDHLIVYGGSGKAARNIPAYHAIVRALQDLEDDETLLVQSGKAVGILRTHPDAPRVLIANSNLVGKWATWEHFHELEERGLIMYGQMTAGSWIYIGTQGIVQGTYETFMAAAKQHFGGSLAGRLLVSAGLGGMGGAQPLAASMAGATSLFAEVDPAHIQKRLDTRYLDTWAPNLDAALDQVAAAKQEHRAISVGVEMNAADLLEELIARNIDVDILTDQTSSHDMRNAYVPGGMSLADALALRDADPAAYERAARQTCARHVRAMLTLMDRGAITFDYGNNIRTVAFDEGVENAYAFPGFVPAYVRPLFCEGKGPFRWAALSGDPADIYATDEALMELFPDDAMLANWLQLARERVPFQGLPCRICWLGYGDRAKAGLKFNEMVRTGRVKAPIVIGRDHLDCGSVASPFRETEGMKDGSDAVADWPLLNAMANASNGATWVSFHHGGGVGIGYSLHAGMVIVCDGSEAADRRLARVLEGDPGTGVMRHVDAGYELAERVARDKGVKIPR from the coding sequence ATGTCCCGCATCGTCGATCCCAAACCCGGAATCCCCGCCCCCACCGGCAACGAACTGCATTGCAAAGGCTGGCTGCAGGAAGCCGCGCTGCGCATGCTGATGAACAACCTGGACGCCGCGGTCGCCGAAGACCCCGATCATCTGATTGTCTACGGTGGCAGCGGCAAAGCGGCGCGCAACATACCGGCGTACCACGCGATCGTGCGCGCGCTGCAAGACCTGGAAGACGACGAAACGCTCCTGGTGCAAAGCGGCAAGGCCGTCGGCATCCTGCGCACGCATCCGGACGCGCCGCGGGTGCTGATCGCCAACAGCAACCTGGTCGGCAAATGGGCCACCTGGGAGCACTTCCACGAACTCGAGGAGCGCGGGCTGATCATGTACGGCCAGATGACCGCCGGCTCGTGGATTTACATCGGCACGCAGGGCATCGTGCAAGGCACCTACGAAACCTTCATGGCGGCGGCCAAGCAGCATTTCGGCGGCAGCCTCGCCGGGCGCTTGCTGGTCAGCGCCGGATTGGGCGGCATGGGCGGAGCGCAGCCGCTGGCCGCGTCGATGGCGGGCGCTACTTCCCTATTCGCGGAGGTTGATCCGGCCCACATCCAAAAGCGTCTCGACACGCGCTATCTCGACACCTGGGCACCCAACCTCGACGCGGCGCTGGACCAAGTCGCCGCCGCCAAGCAGGAACATCGCGCGATATCGGTCGGCGTGGAGATGAACGCGGCGGATCTGCTGGAAGAACTCATCGCGCGTAATATCGACGTGGATATCCTTACCGATCAAACCAGCTCGCACGATATGCGCAACGCCTATGTGCCCGGCGGCATGAGCCTCGCCGACGCGCTGGCCCTGCGCGATGCCGACCCGGCCGCCTACGAACGCGCCGCCCGCCAAACGTGCGCCCGCCACGTGCGCGCCATGCTCACGCTGATGGACCGCGGCGCGATCACCTTCGATTACGGCAACAACATCCGCACCGTCGCCTTCGACGAGGGCGTCGAGAACGCCTACGCCTTCCCGGGCTTCGTACCGGCGTATGTCCGTCCGCTTTTTTGTGAGGGCAAGGGGCCGTTTCGCTGGGCCGCGCTTTCGGGCGACCCGGCGGATATCTACGCGACCGACGAAGCGCTCATGGAACTGTTTCCCGACGACGCCATGCTGGCCAACTGGCTGCAACTGGCTCGGGAGCGCGTGCCGTTCCAGGGCCTGCCGTGCCGCATTTGTTGGCTGGGCTACGGCGATCGGGCGAAGGCCGGGCTGAAATTCAACGAGATGGTGCGCACGGGCCGGGTCAAAGCGCCGATCGTCATCGGGCGCGACCACCTGGATTGCGGCAGCGTCGCCAGCCCCTTCCGGGAGACCGAGGGCATGAAAGACGGGTCCGACGCCGTGGCTGACTGGCCGCTACTCAACGCCATGGCCAACGCAAGCAACGGCGCGACGTGGGTCAGTTTTCATCACGGTGGCGGCGTAGGCATCGGCTACAGCCTGCACGCGGGGATGGTGATTGTCTGCGACGGCAGCGAAGCGGCCGACCGCCGCCTGGCCCGCGTGCTCGAGGGCGATCCCGGCACAGGTGTTATGCGTCATGTCGACGCCGGCTACGAATTGGCCGAGCGTGTCGCGCGCGATAAAGGCGTCAAAATCCCCCGCTGA
- a CDS encoding protein kinase, translating into MRAFQASVQEIPGFTGLRPIGSGGMAEVYRGTRDADGKTVALKVLKDIACTGPFCDYAERFEREARTAISLRHDNLVEAYDMGRLDDDRPYLVMEFINGLSADQNVHLDGPMYLEQAVAIFAQVADALAYMHEKGYVHRDIKPSNILLTADSMAKVSDFGLAKTADDPSVTMAGGILGTPHYLAPEQISRQAPIDRRSDIYSLGCSLYFLLIGEPPFKGTSIPLVLTRQLTDAISYPADWTDESHRRVMKLIDRMTAKQPARRYQDMHEVMYDLAWVVGETESPLDSGIFHERGADEAPPAEVVSPNSSVGSSGPEGGQLLQLPPGRVVFYEDDIADAVYWLVSGQVEVIRGGRRLAVITQPRKVLGEMALVRGALRSATVRTLTESEILRIGTDELTLFLSANKKLMHAILTDMAERIELTSTRLLRAESTLDALRQTLADLADRLASGELEPSDLLPILKSLAVDDETLS; encoded by the coding sequence ATGAGAGCTTTTCAAGCGTCGGTTCAAGAAATCCCCGGCTTCACCGGCCTCCGGCCCATCGGCAGCGGCGGCATGGCCGAGGTGTACCGCGGCACCCGCGACGCCGACGGCAAAACGGTGGCGCTCAAGGTGCTCAAAGACATCGCCTGCACCGGCCCCTTCTGCGATTACGCCGAACGCTTCGAACGCGAGGCCCGCACGGCGATTTCGCTCCGGCATGACAACCTGGTCGAAGCCTACGACATGGGCCGCCTCGACGACGACCGGCCGTATCTGGTTATGGAGTTCATCAACGGCCTGTCCGCCGACCAGAACGTCCACCTCGACGGCCCCATGTACCTCGAGCAGGCGGTGGCCATTTTCGCCCAGGTCGCCGACGCCCTGGCGTATATGCACGAAAAGGGCTACGTGCACCGCGACATCAAGCCCTCGAACATTTTGCTGACCGCCGACAGCATGGCCAAAGTGAGCGATTTCGGCCTGGCCAAAACCGCCGACGACCCTTCGGTCACCATGGCGGGCGGCATCCTGGGCACGCCGCACTACCTGGCGCCGGAGCAGATCAGCCGGCAAGCGCCCATCGACCGCCGTTCGGACATCTACAGCCTGGGCTGCAGCCTGTACTTTCTGCTGATCGGCGAACCGCCCTTCAAGGGGACGAGCATTCCGCTGGTGCTCACGCGGCAGTTGACCGACGCCATCAGCTACCCGGCCGACTGGACCGACGAGTCGCACCGGCGTGTCATGAAGCTGATCGACCGCATGACCGCCAAGCAGCCCGCGAGGCGTTATCAGGACATGCACGAGGTGATGTACGACCTGGCGTGGGTGGTCGGCGAAACCGAATCGCCCCTCGACAGCGGCATCTTTCACGAGCGTGGCGCGGACGAAGCGCCGCCGGCCGAGGTGGTCTCGCCCAACTCATCGGTGGGCTCGTCGGGGCCCGAAGGCGGTCAACTGCTGCAACTGCCGCCGGGTCGGGTCGTGTTCTACGAAGATGACATCGCCGACGCGGTGTACTGGTTGGTCAGCGGGCAGGTGGAGGTGATTCGCGGCGGGCGGCGCCTGGCGGTGATCACGCAGCCGCGCAAGGTGCTGGGCGAGATGGCGTTGGTGCGCGGCGCGTTGCGTTCAGCGACGGTGCGCACGCTGACCGAGAGTGAGATCCTGCGCATCGGCACCGACGAGTTGACGCTTTTCCTGTCGGCCAACAAGAAGCTGATGCATGCGATTTTGACCGACATGGCCGAGCGCATCGAACTGACCAGCACGCGCCTGCTGCGCGCTGAATCGACACTCGACGCCCTCCGCCAAACCCTTGCCGACCTCGCCGACCGCCTAGCCTCCGGCGAACTCGAGCCTTCCGATCTGCTGCCGATTCTAAAGAGCCTCGCGGTGGACGACGAGACGTTAAGCTAG
- a CDS encoding bifunctional YncE family protein/alkaline phosphatase family protein, which produces MTCRTLLAALLVLFVAFAAGCETTDSPQGDDGPALVRAKADPGVSPEAYFRPGPIDDERYVLPNGRMVWPAGVGEIVNRLPNDLAISPDGTRLAVPTGRNDVVHIIDTETMTKIQTLPTGQTFSGAVWNAAGDRFWIGGGASQVVYEFEYVEGVAAEVRRIQVYNYPSGLALSPDERWLYVACMHGNRLAVVDLLQGVEVDSIPTHLYALDVKITSDGQLGFVSSVGRGLVTAIDLQTREVLTDIEVGKNPEGMDISPDDQTLYVANSDSDTVSVVDIDTFTEIDTWPLYTGDLVKLGASPVGVAATADRVYVVCSGTNEIAVFDAGNGDLLGRIPTGWYPTNARVDEENGILYYASGKGYGSYGLSLWGNWRATVHALDEPTPAELAELSDHHEEALNWARNFFDTAQAESPIPFEYGQPSEQIKHVIFVLKENKTYDQVLGDLEGTERDPSLLQFGWDITPNQHTMAERFTNCDNLFVEGDVSVLGHLWSVFGMLNHHAEQRFQPGDDYPLPDVDPATRPANGTIFERLLEAGIDFRSYGQIIGFIEDFDRFAPYIDLKYGFWNMGVDDVVKADEIIREWEGGIFPPLIYISLPNDHAYGSGSGAPTPQYLLGDNDAGLGKLVDWLSHSEYWSESAVFVTEDDPQSGQDHIDPHRSIGLVISPWAKSEHISSVLYTNSSIWHTIELILGMEPGSMYNQYAAPMYDCFTMEPNLEPYNAIPNPVPFGINPKGLPFQDYCDGINFAVPDQADRMGEVLWALTHPDVPFPHAQSLSGLGQEDERKEALEYMEAVEMVREYARKHGLPFDALTRRGAP; this is translated from the coding sequence ATGACCTGTCGTACCTTATTGGCAGCCCTCCTGGTCTTGTTCGTGGCCTTCGCCGCGGGATGCGAAACTACCGACTCTCCGCAAGGGGACGACGGCCCGGCCCTGGTGCGCGCGAAAGCCGATCCCGGCGTATCTCCCGAGGCCTACTTCCGGCCCGGCCCGATCGACGACGAACGCTACGTGCTGCCCAACGGCCGCATGGTCTGGCCGGCGGGCGTGGGCGAGATCGTCAACCGTCTGCCCAACGACCTGGCCATCAGCCCGGATGGTACGCGCCTGGCGGTGCCGACCGGTCGCAACGATGTCGTGCATATCATCGACACCGAAACGATGACCAAGATCCAGACACTGCCCACCGGTCAAACCTTCAGCGGCGCCGTGTGGAACGCGGCCGGCGATCGTTTCTGGATCGGCGGCGGCGCGTCGCAGGTCGTCTATGAGTTTGAGTACGTCGAGGGCGTCGCGGCCGAAGTGCGCCGCATCCAGGTGTACAACTACCCCTCGGGCCTGGCGCTCTCGCCCGACGAGCGCTGGCTGTACGTCGCGTGCATGCACGGCAATCGCCTCGCGGTTGTCGATTTGCTGCAAGGCGTCGAAGTCGATTCCATCCCCACGCATCTGTATGCGCTGGATGTGAAAATCACCTCGGACGGCCAACTGGGTTTCGTCTCCAGCGTGGGGCGCGGCCTGGTGACCGCCATCGACCTGCAGACGCGGGAAGTGCTCACCGATATCGAGGTCGGCAAAAACCCCGAAGGCATGGATATTTCGCCTGACGACCAAACTCTCTACGTGGCCAACTCCGACTCCGACACGGTCAGCGTCGTGGATATCGACACCTTTACCGAGATCGACACGTGGCCGCTGTACACCGGCGACCTGGTCAAACTCGGCGCCAGCCCCGTCGGCGTGGCGGCGACCGCCGACCGCGTCTACGTGGTTTGCTCGGGCACGAACGAGATCGCCGTGTTCGACGCCGGCAACGGCGACTTGCTCGGACGCATCCCCACCGGCTGGTACCCGACCAACGCCCGCGTCGATGAAGAAAACGGCATACTCTATTACGCCAGCGGCAAAGGCTACGGCAGCTACGGCCTGAGCCTGTGGGGCAACTGGCGCGCCACGGTGCACGCGCTGGACGAACCGACGCCCGCCGAACTGGCTGAGCTTTCCGACCACCACGAAGAAGCGCTCAACTGGGCGCGCAATTTCTTCGACACCGCGCAGGCCGAGTCGCCCATTCCCTTCGAGTACGGCCAACCCAGCGAGCAGATCAAGCACGTCATTTTCGTCTTGAAGGAAAACAAAACCTACGACCAGGTTCTCGGCGACCTCGAAGGCACCGAGCGCGACCCCTCGCTGCTGCAGTTCGGGTGGGATATCACGCCCAACCAGCACACGATGGCCGAGCGTTTCACCAACTGCGACAACCTGTTCGTGGAAGGTGACGTGAGCGTGCTCGGGCACCTGTGGAGCGTGTTCGGGATGCTCAACCACCACGCCGAGCAGCGTTTTCAGCCCGGCGACGACTACCCCCTGCCCGACGTCGACCCGGCCACCCGCCCGGCCAACGGCACGATTTTCGAACGCTTGCTGGAGGCGGGGATCGACTTCCGTTCCTACGGACAGATCATCGGCTTCATCGAAGACTTCGACCGCTTCGCGCCCTACATCGACCTGAAGTACGGCTTCTGGAACATGGGCGTGGACGACGTGGTCAAGGCCGACGAAATCATCCGCGAATGGGAAGGCGGCATCTTCCCGCCGCTGATCTACATCAGCCTGCCCAACGACCACGCGTACGGCAGCGGCTCCGGCGCGCCCACGCCGCAATACCTCTTGGGCGACAACGACGCCGGGCTGGGCAAGCTCGTGGACTGGCTCTCGCACAGTGAATACTGGAGCGAATCGGCCGTGTTCGTCACCGAAGACGACCCGCAGTCCGGCCAGGATCACATCGACCCGCACCGCTCGATCGGCCTGGTGATCAGCCCGTGGGCGAAGTCGGAGCACATCTCCAGCGTGCTCTACACCAACAGCAGCATCTGGCACACCATCGAACTGATCCTCGGCATGGAGCCCGGCAGCATGTACAACCAGTACGCCGCGCCGATGTACGACTGCTTCACCATGGAGCCCAACCTCGAACCCTACAACGCCATCCCCAACCCCGTGCCGTTCGGTATCAATCCCAAGGGCCTGCCCTTCCAGGATTACTGCGACGGCATCAACTTCGCCGTGCCCGATCAGGCCGATCGCATGGGTGAGGTGCTGTGGGCGCTGACGCATCCCGACGTACCCTTCCCGCACGCGCAGTCGCTGTCGGGTTTGGGTCAGGAAGACGAACGCAAAGAAGCCCTCGAATACATGGAAGCGGTTGAAATGGTTCGAGAATATGCCCGCAAGCACGGCCTGCCCTTCGACGCTTTGACCCGCCGCGGCGCGCCGTGA
- a CDS encoding radical SAM protein — protein sequence MKTGPRQAIVAVTYRCNARCSMCDIWRKDHIDEVEPSLYYHLPTSLREINLTGGEPFLRNDLDTIVAVMLERAPRARIIISSNGLLVDRITRLAPRLRELSPHLGVRISIDGDRETHDRVRGVEGAYDKAWASLAALRKGGVRDLGIGFTMVNGNEDQMLPLYDRAAGEGLQFTSTVVHSSPIFFGEQNDVAPDRDKAAAAYEQLRRRQLASLRPKDWFRAAFTAGLRDMIEGRPRPIMCEGGTAFFFLDPYGMVYPCHVKDWPMGHLEEGYDRLLARNDDVLERVRSCRENCWMTCTVAPMMRRDLTAVAARVGWDRLRALVRLY from the coding sequence ATGAAAACCGGTCCCCGCCAGGCCATCGTCGCCGTCACGTATCGCTGCAACGCCCGTTGCAGCATGTGCGATATTTGGCGCAAAGATCACATCGACGAAGTGGAGCCAAGCCTCTACTACCACCTGCCGACGAGCCTGCGCGAAATCAACCTCACGGGCGGCGAGCCCTTCTTACGCAACGACCTGGACACGATCGTCGCGGTCATGCTCGAACGCGCGCCACGCGCCCGCATCATCATCAGCAGCAACGGCTTGCTGGTCGACCGCATCACGCGGCTCGCGCCCCGGCTCCGTGAACTGTCACCGCATCTGGGCGTGCGCATCAGCATCGACGGCGACCGCGAGACACACGACCGCGTGCGCGGCGTCGAGGGAGCTTACGACAAGGCGTGGGCGAGCCTGGCGGCGCTTCGCAAGGGCGGCGTGCGGGACCTGGGCATCGGTTTCACGATGGTCAACGGCAACGAAGACCAGATGCTGCCGCTGTACGATCGCGCTGCCGGCGAGGGGCTGCAGTTCACCAGCACGGTGGTGCACAGTTCGCCGATCTTTTTCGGCGAGCAGAACGACGTCGCGCCCGATCGAGACAAGGCGGCGGCGGCCTACGAGCAATTGCGGCGGCGGCAACTGGCCTCGCTGCGTCCGAAAGATTGGTTTCGCGCCGCGTTCACCGCCGGGCTGCGCGACATGATCGAGGGCCGCCCGCGCCCCATCATGTGCGAAGGCGGCACGGCGTTTTTCTTCCTGGATCCCTACGGCATGGTTTACCCCTGCCACGTCAAGGATTGGCCGATGGGACACCTGGAGGAAGGCTACGACCGCCTGCTGGCCCGCAACGACGACGTGCTGGAGCGCGTGCGATCCTGCCGCGAAAACTGCTGGATGACCTGCACCGTCGCGCCGATGATGCGCCGCGATTTGACCGCCGTCGCCGCCCGCGTCGGCTGGGACCGACTGCGCGCGCTGGTGAGGTTGTACTGA
- a CDS encoding C25 family cysteine peptidase yields MRRTSLVIAIICFLCVASGVFSSAHAEFIELDYSFDNLTESTESGISEFAFDDAIQYLRPGSYAIPMRTARVLLPPDTQVEAIEVIPGALAELDGFYELRVTPLPSPQWGGDASDSPVADGVSVRNDLPSDLHEFHSVQFFRGAGIALINLFPFQYDEAGKTVSFYRNFTLRVTIGPETQERDRLPYRGIPEDVEQIKIFVDNPGELEYFEPEVSAPKTTNPYVIITNDLMEDKMLEYADHINGFMGNPNYASVTNIQDIYNSYQGVDYPDEIRRFVRNRYENHFALFVLLAGDADLADVVIPRRGIYGYVNSSSGPVVDFQIPCDYYYSCLDGSWNYDGDATWGEHTDGSNGGDVDMFGDVEIGRLPIETIGQARRSTEKLIAHHNWIHTQRFLWLGEQLDDDPLTWGGDNKDTVWNLISGWGNLSLLPLYNRDRTFSNSATLNAMNGDSYRNINHSGHSSWRYWCGIRPDDIHYTGSVVTNDDPYFIFSDGCNFVAFDNSDGSGNYNADSVGEELVMNTEAGAYSIVSNSRYGWYWAGSTNGPGACYDREFWDAASSSASQKLGAMLRLSKMVNMANVGETGSFRWMIMSLNLLGCPATHPVYFTRCDNDGDGSPNVTCFGGDCHDGDSDINPGADEVCNGVDDNCDGNVDEGGAALCSDGISCTEDYCDGARGCRNEAINSRCNDGVNCTTDECITVIGCRNTPVNSACNDGYDCTDDVCSASSGCSNSPIHSRCDDNFTCTTDTCDPGKGQLATGCNFQPIHSRCADGFSCTDDSCDPANGQSGTGCYIQSLDSRCEDGLYCTDNTCDPATGDPATGCLLTLFHTRCEDNVDCTQNVCDPADGCTFLAQDDLCNDGVFCNGAEYCDTQDDCSPGEEPCPDDGLWCTGEEICHENEQTCKQVDVPCQEDGLFCNGDESCNESDKACVSAGDPCAADKTCNESANSCDDAGDDDAGDDTDDDANDTDDDTDNGDDDANNGTKDTDDDDDGGGSCGG; encoded by the coding sequence ATGCGAAGAACTAGCCTTGTTATCGCGATAATTTGCTTTTTGTGCGTTGCGTCCGGTGTTTTTTCCTCGGCGCACGCAGAGTTCATCGAACTCGATTACTCGTTTGACAACCTGACCGAGAGCACAGAGTCAGGGATCAGCGAGTTCGCCTTTGACGACGCAATTCAGTATTTGCGCCCCGGCTCCTATGCGATTCCCATGCGTACGGCCAGGGTTCTGTTGCCGCCGGATACGCAAGTAGAAGCCATCGAAGTGATCCCCGGCGCCTTGGCGGAGCTGGACGGTTTCTATGAACTGAGAGTCACGCCGTTGCCTTCGCCGCAGTGGGGTGGCGACGCGTCGGATTCACCTGTGGCGGACGGCGTTTCGGTTCGGAACGATTTGCCGAGCGACTTACACGAATTTCACTCGGTGCAGTTTTTCCGAGGCGCGGGAATCGCCCTCATCAATTTATTCCCCTTTCAGTACGACGAGGCGGGAAAAACCGTATCCTTTTATCGAAACTTCACGCTCCGGGTGACGATCGGGCCCGAAACCCAAGAGCGAGACAGGCTGCCCTACCGCGGCATCCCCGAAGATGTAGAGCAAATCAAAATTTTCGTCGATAACCCCGGAGAGTTGGAGTATTTCGAGCCGGAGGTATCCGCGCCCAAGACAACCAATCCCTATGTCATCATCACCAATGATCTCATGGAAGATAAAATGCTCGAGTATGCCGATCACATCAACGGCTTCATGGGCAACCCGAATTATGCCTCAGTAACCAACATCCAGGACATCTACAATAGCTACCAGGGAGTGGACTACCCGGACGAAATCCGCCGGTTTGTTCGCAATCGTTACGAAAACCACTTCGCCCTGTTCGTCTTGTTGGCCGGCGACGCGGATTTGGCCGACGTCGTCATTCCACGCCGCGGCATTTATGGCTACGTCAACTCCTCCAGCGGCCCTGTCGTGGATTTCCAAATCCCTTGTGATTACTACTACTCCTGTCTGGACGGCTCGTGGAATTACGACGGCGACGCCACCTGGGGCGAGCATACCGACGGCAGCAACGGCGGCGATGTGGACATGTTCGGCGACGTGGAGATCGGTCGCCTCCCCATTGAAACCATCGGCCAGGCGCGCCGGTCGACCGAAAAGCTCATCGCACACCACAATTGGATACACACGCAGCGCTTCCTTTGGCTCGGCGAGCAACTGGATGATGACCCTCTCACTTGGGGCGGCGATAACAAAGACACGGTGTGGAATCTGATCAGCGGCTGGGGCAACCTTTCGCTCTTGCCGTTGTATAACCGCGACAGGACGTTTTCGAATAGCGCGACCCTGAACGCGATGAACGGCGACTCGTACAGGAACATCAACCACAGCGGTCATTCAAGTTGGCGTTATTGGTGCGGCATCAGGCCGGATGACATTCATTACACAGGCAGCGTCGTGACCAACGACGACCCGTATTTCATCTTCAGCGACGGATGCAATTTCGTGGCGTTCGACAACTCCGACGGGAGCGGCAATTACAACGCCGACAGCGTCGGGGAAGAACTCGTCATGAACACCGAAGCAGGGGCGTATTCGATCGTCAGCAATTCCCGGTACGGGTGGTACTGGGCCGGCTCGACTAACGGGCCCGGCGCCTGCTACGACCGGGAATTCTGGGACGCGGCCAGTTCGTCGGCATCTCAAAAGCTCGGCGCCATGCTCCGCTTATCAAAAATGGTTAACATGGCCAACGTCGGGGAAACCGGATCGTTTCGCTGGATGATCATGTCGTTGAACCTGTTGGGTTGTCCCGCGACGCATCCCGTGTATTTCACCCGCTGCGATAACGACGGCGACGGTTCGCCGAATGTCACCTGTTTTGGCGGCGATTGCCACGACGGCGACAGCGACATCAATCCCGGTGCCGACGAAGTCTGCAACGGAGTCGACGACAACTGCGACGGAAATGTCGACGAAGGCGGCGCCGCGCTGTGCAGTGACGGTATCTCGTGCACCGAAGATTACTGCGACGGCGCCCGTGGCTGCCGGAACGAAGCTATCAACTCGCGCTGCAACGACGGCGTCAATTGCACGACCGACGAGTGCATCACCGTGATCGGCTGCCGCAACACGCCCGTCAACAGCGCCTGCAACGACGGATACGACTGCACTGACGATGTCTGCAGCGCCTCCAGCGGGTGTTCCAACTCGCCGATTCATTCCCGATGCGACGACAACTTTACCTGCACGACCGATACCTGTGACCCGGGCAAGGGCCAACTGGCCACGGGCTGTAATTTCCAGCCCATTCATTCCCGATGCGCCGACGGCTTTAGTTGCACCGATGATTCCTGCGACCCGGCCAACGGTCAATCCGGAACCGGCTGCTACATTCAATCTCTCGATTCGCGCTGCGAAGATGGCCTCTATTGCACCGACAACACCTGCGACCCAGCGACCGGCGACCCCGCCACCGGGTGTTTGCTTACGCTCTTTCACACCCGCTGCGAAGACAACGTCGACTGCACGCAAAACGTCTGCGATCCGGCCGACGGCTGCACCTTCTTGGCGCAGGATGATCTTTGCAACGATGGCGTTTTCTGCAACGGCGCGGAATATTGCGACACCCAAGACGATTGCTCGCCGGGCGAAGAACCGTGCCCCGACGACGGCCTGTGGTGCACGGGCGAAGAAATCTGTCACGAGAACGAACAAACCTGCAAACAAGTCGACGTCCCTTGCCAAGAGGACGGATTGTTCTGCAACGGCGACGAGTCGTGCAACGAATCCGACAAAGCCTGCGTGTCCGCCGGCGACCCCTGCGCCGCCGACAAAACGTGCAATGAGAGCGCCAACTCCTGCGACGATGCCGGTGACGACGACGCCGGTGACGACACTGATGATGACGCGAACGACACCGATGACGACACCGATAACGGCGACGACGACGCCAATAACGGTACCAAAGACACCGATGATGATGACGACGGCGGCGGTTCCTGCGGCGGCTGA